The Streptomyces sp. NBC_01689 genome includes a window with the following:
- a CDS encoding helix-turn-helix domain-containing protein, translating into MRISLDERMRSAVAALLHTTGESQADLAAALGVSQAQVSRRQSGTAAWSLTDCDAVATHYGIGTLDLLAGPTQAMEALPDQRFRPVERSAAGTRRQAVQDGSVR; encoded by the coding sequence ATGAGGATCAGCCTCGATGAGCGGATGCGATCCGCCGTGGCAGCGCTTCTGCATACGACGGGCGAATCGCAGGCCGATCTGGCAGCCGCTCTCGGAGTCAGCCAGGCCCAGGTGAGTCGCCGGCAGTCCGGCACGGCGGCATGGAGTCTGACGGACTGCGACGCCGTCGCCACGCACTACGGCATCGGCACCCTCGACCTCCTGGCCGGACCCACGCAGGCGATGGAGGCTCTGCCCGACCAGCGCTTCCGACCTGTCGAGCGTTCGGCAGCCGGTACCCGCCGTCAGGCCGTTCAGGACGGAAGCGTACGGTGA